One genomic segment of Phycisphaerales bacterium AB-hyl4 includes these proteins:
- a CDS encoding glycosyltransferase family 2 protein, producing the protein MLPTPPQPDLLIVIVNYRTPAMTIDCLHALLPELQSMPENARVVVVDNGSADGSADAIHRAIIDHHWQPTCELLPLDHNLGFAGGNNRGIACYPDARYVLLLNSDTLMHPGTLRHCLDLMHARTDIGALACRLLSADGSPQTMARRFPTPLRHTLVALGLPWWLPRWFAHFDPEYISTDHHHHPREVDWLGGAFLLLRGEALQAVGQLDEDFFFYGEDIELCHRLHRHHYTRYYDPRVTITHFGGASADENHHHAPRQNPAYWHARYLVQRKCFGRLAAAWLRILDLLSLSLRLIVMRARGLARSQRYQRDAAAWRLLRKPLST; encoded by the coding sequence CACCCCGCCCCAGCCCGACCTGCTCATCGTCATCGTCAACTACCGCACACCCGCGATGACGATCGACTGCCTGCACGCACTCCTCCCCGAGTTGCAGTCGATGCCCGAAAACGCGCGCGTCGTCGTCGTTGACAACGGCTCTGCCGACGGCTCTGCCGACGCGATTCACCGCGCCATCATCGACCATCATTGGCAACCCACATGCGAGCTGCTCCCGCTCGACCACAACCTCGGCTTCGCCGGCGGTAACAATCGCGGCATCGCTTGTTACCCCGACGCCCGCTACGTCCTCCTGCTCAACAGCGACACCCTCATGCATCCCGGCACGCTTCGCCACTGTCTCGATCTGATGCACGCCCGCACCGACATCGGCGCGCTCGCCTGCCGTCTTCTCTCGGCCGACGGCTCGCCGCAGACCATGGCCCGCCGCTTCCCCACGCCGCTTCGCCACACGCTCGTCGCCCTCGGCCTCCCCTGGTGGCTGCCGCGCTGGTTCGCCCACTTCGACCCCGAGTACATCAGCACCGACCATCACCACCACCCGCGCGAGGTCGACTGGCTCGGCGGCGCGTTTCTCCTGCTCCGCGGCGAAGCCCTCCAAGCCGTCGGCCAACTCGACGAAGACTTTTTCTTCTACGGCGAAGACATCGAACTCTGCCACCGACTCCACCGCCATCACTACACCCGCTACTACGACCCGCGCGTCACCATCACGCACTTCGGCGGCGCATCAGCCGACGAAAACCACCACCACGCCCCACGTCAGAACCCCGCCTACTGGCACGCCCGCTACCTCGTCCAGCGCAAATGCTTCGGCCGACTCGCCGCCGCCTGGCTCCGCATCCTCGACCTGCTCTCACTCTCACTCCGACTCATCGTCATGCGCGCCCGCGGACTCGCCCGATCCCAGCGCTACCAACGCGACGCCGCCGCCTGGCGTCTCCTCCGCAAACCGCTGTCCACCTGA
- a CDS encoding glycosyltransferase family 4 protein produces MPPNTTTTAAPLRIALVLPGLHRVRRGAETAFEAVGRELANLPDFNVTLIGSGPPRPDEPYRYRRVPCITRERFHHYPNLPMLRSEYCYEELSFTPGLFHAYRPRDYDLTMTCSYPYTNWLLRRPARRRPAHIYVTQNGDWPAQEFRREYRFFHCDGLVCTNPDYYYRNRDLWPATLIPNGVDPRTFAPGKADRAAFGLPVDQPVALMVSAMIRTKRVLEGVQAVSRVPNLHLAIAGDGPERGEIERFACLNHMCNRLHLFDLPRERMPDLYRCADVFLHMSQTEPSANAYIEALATGLPIVTHDRDVTRWTLESQAHYVDTNDLAEVARALQHATEKHAPRAAAARRALAERRFTWPAIARAYADFFHEVHQNHTHPT; encoded by the coding sequence ATGCCTCCCAACACCACGACCACTGCCGCGCCCCTCCGCATCGCCCTCGTCCTCCCCGGTCTGCACCGCGTTCGCCGCGGCGCGGAAACCGCCTTCGAAGCCGTCGGCCGCGAGCTCGCCAACCTACCCGATTTCAACGTCACACTCATCGGTTCCGGCCCGCCACGACCCGACGAACCCTACCGCTATCGTCGCGTTCCCTGCATCACCCGTGAACGCTTCCACCACTACCCAAACCTGCCCATGCTCCGAAGCGAGTACTGCTACGAAGAACTCTCCTTCACCCCAGGCCTCTTCCACGCCTATCGGCCGCGCGACTACGACCTCACCATGACCTGCAGCTACCCCTACACCAATTGGCTGCTCCGCCGACCTGCTCGCCGACGACCCGCCCACATCTACGTCACGCAAAACGGCGACTGGCCCGCGCAAGAGTTCCGCCGCGAGTACCGCTTCTTTCACTGCGACGGCCTCGTCTGCACCAACCCCGACTACTACTACCGCAACCGCGACCTTTGGCCCGCCACGCTCATCCCCAATGGTGTTGACCCACGCACCTTCGCGCCTGGCAAAGCCGACCGCGCTGCCTTCGGCCTGCCCGTCGACCAGCCGGTCGCCCTCATGGTCAGCGCCATGATCCGCACCAAGCGTGTGCTCGAAGGCGTGCAAGCCGTCAGTCGCGTGCCCAACCTCCATCTCGCCATCGCAGGCGACGGCCCCGAGCGTGGCGAGATCGAGCGCTTCGCCTGCCTCAATCACATGTGCAACCGCCTTCACCTTTTCGACCTCCCGCGCGAGCGCATGCCCGACCTCTACCGTTGTGCCGACGTCTTCCTCCACATGAGTCAGACCGAGCCCTCCGCCAACGCCTACATCGAAGCGCTCGCCACCGGCCTGCCCATCGTCACCCACGACCGCGACGTCACCCGCTGGACCCTCGAGTCCCAAGCCCACTACGTCGACACCAACGACCTCGCCGAAGTCGCCCGCGCCTTGCAACACGCCACCGAGAAGCACGCCCCCCGCGCCGCCGCCGCCCGCCGCGCCCTTGCCGAGCGACGCTTCACCTGGCCCGCCATCGCCCGCGCCTACGCCGACTTCTTCCACGAAGTCCACCAAAACCACACCCACCCAACCTGA
- a CDS encoding glycosyltransferase family 2 protein — MPPNPIQSVGAVAIGRNEAPRLQRCLASIVGRVARVVYVDSGSTDNSVVLARRLGAHVVELDTSQPFTAARARNVGIEALTHLEPGLRYVQVVDGDCELVPGWLELATRRLDTKPRVAVVCGRRRERYPDATVFNRLMDMEWNTPVGEAHACGGDAMLRLDAFHQANGYNPTLICGEEPELCTRLRQLGHRIERLDHDMTRHDANITRFRQWWQRTTRSGWAFAQAAHLHSRTNPQALRRSRSIYLYGLVIPIIITILIHPTRGLSLLALLVYPLLIARVYRHRRRDRHDPPAHAMLYAAFCTLGKIPEALGQLRYTQHKRRGGQATLIEYKHPALNRTGAIP, encoded by the coding sequence ATGCCCCCCAACCCCATCCAATCCGTCGGCGCCGTCGCCATCGGCCGCAACGAGGCCCCACGCCTCCAACGCTGCCTCGCCTCAATCGTCGGCCGCGTCGCCCGCGTCGTCTACGTCGACTCCGGCTCAACCGACAACAGTGTCGTCCTCGCTCGACGCCTCGGCGCTCACGTCGTCGAACTCGACACCAGCCAGCCCTTCACCGCCGCCCGCGCCCGCAACGTCGGCATCGAAGCACTTACCCACCTCGAACCCGGTCTCCGATACGTCCAGGTTGTCGACGGCGACTGCGAACTCGTTCCCGGTTGGCTCGAACTCGCCACCCGCCGCCTCGACACCAAGCCACGTGTCGCCGTCGTCTGCGGCCGACGACGCGAACGATACCCCGATGCCACCGTCTTCAACCGACTCATGGATATGGAATGGAACACCCCCGTCGGCGAAGCCCACGCCTGCGGCGGCGACGCCATGCTCCGACTCGACGCCTTTCATCAAGCAAACGGCTACAACCCCACACTCATCTGCGGCGAAGAGCCCGAACTCTGCACCCGCCTCCGACAACTCGGACACCGCATCGAACGACTCGACCACGACATGACCCGGCACGACGCCAACATCACCCGCTTCCGACAATGGTGGCAACGCACCACTCGCTCCGGCTGGGCCTTCGCGCAAGCCGCACACCTGCACAGCCGAACCAACCCGCAAGCCCTTCGCCGCAGCCGTAGCATCTACCTCTATGGTCTTGTCATTCCCATTATCATCACAATACTGATCCACCCTACGCGCGGCCTTAGCCTGCTCGCGCTGCTCGTCTACCCGCTGCTGATCGCCCGCGTCTATCGCCACCGTCGACGCGACCGCCACGACCCGCCCGCGCACGCCATGCTCTACGCCGCCTTCTGCACGCTCGGCAAAATCCCCGAAGCCTTGGGCCAACTCCGCTACACCCAACACAAGCGCCGCGGCGGCCAGGCCACGCTCATCGAATACAAGCACCCCGCCCTCAACAGAACCGGAGCCATCCCATGA
- a CDS encoding Gfo/Idh/MocA family protein yields the protein MKAALIGAGTICEQHLLGLNRLHDVQPVAVCDLSPVMARDTAERFNVQHAFTNHRDMLNRTMPDVVHVLTPPASHAAIVRDAIDAGAHVIVEKPVAPTYDVFRELYDHARRHDRCLVEDHNYRFNEPVRRLVALIDEGQLGHVREVELRLTLAIRSPDHRYADRNLPHASHQLPAGILHEFLTHLCYLLVHLLRVEPDAVRFDHVKAIWSNRGRDAPFRYDDLDAIVSLGQAHGRIRFTCHTAPDAFALTVHGTQGFAEADLFNPYVRLVRPRAGGRHLSPVVNAVAGGWSLLHAGPRHLAGKVLGRWSAYEGLHRFIEQTYHALALGNAPPVTFADMDAASRLLDALLQQQPQP from the coding sequence ATGAAAGCCGCACTCATCGGCGCCGGCACGATCTGCGAGCAGCACCTGCTCGGCCTGAACCGCCTGCACGACGTCCAGCCCGTCGCTGTCTGCGATCTCTCACCCGTCATGGCCCGCGACACTGCCGAACGCTTCAACGTCCAACACGCCTTCACCAATCACCGCGACATGCTCAACCGCACCATGCCCGATGTCGTCCACGTCCTTACCCCGCCTGCCAGCCACGCGGCCATTGTCCGCGATGCGATCGACGCCGGCGCGCACGTCATCGTCGAAAAGCCCGTCGCCCCGACGTACGACGTCTTCCGCGAGCTTTACGACCACGCCCGCCGACACGATCGCTGCCTTGTCGAAGATCACAACTATCGCTTCAACGAGCCGGTCCGCCGACTGGTCGCCCTCATCGACGAAGGACAGCTAGGCCATGTCCGCGAAGTCGAGCTTCGCCTCACCCTCGCTATCCGCAGCCCTGACCATCGCTACGCCGACCGCAACCTGCCACACGCCTCGCATCAGTTGCCCGCCGGCATCCTGCACGAATTCCTCACCCACCTCTGCTACCTGCTCGTGCACCTGCTGCGCGTCGAGCCCGACGCTGTCCGCTTCGATCACGTGAAAGCCATCTGGTCCAACCGCGGCCGCGACGCACCGTTCCGCTACGACGACCTCGACGCCATCGTCAGCCTCGGCCAAGCCCACGGCCGAATCCGCTTCACCTGCCACACCGCCCCCGACGCATTCGCCCTCACCGTCCACGGCACACAAGGCTTCGCCGAGGCCGACCTGTTCAACCCCTACGTCCGACTCGTCCGCCCGCGAGCAGGGGGCAGACACCTCTCCCCCGTCGTCAACGCCGTAGCAGGGGGGTGGTCCCTTCTCCACGCCGGCCCCCGCCACCTCGCCGGCAAAGTGCTCGGCCGCTGGTCCGCCTACGAAGGCCTTCACCGTTTCATCGAACAGACCTACCACGCTCTCGCGCTCGGCAACGCGCCTCCCGTCACCTTCGCCGACATGGACGCCGCCAGCCGACTGCTCGACGCGCTGCTCCAGCAACAACCCCAACCCTGA